A region from the Aquimarina sp. ERC-38 genome encodes:
- the purE gene encoding 5-(carboxyamino)imidazole ribonucleotide mutase produces the protein MSKVAVIMGSTSDMPVMEKAIDILQGFDIEIEVDIVSAHRTPEKLFDFSKNAHNRGISVIIAGAGGAAHLPGMVASLSPLPVIGVPVKSSNSIDGWDSVLSILQMPGGVPVATVALNGALNAGILAAQIIGASDTYVRDKVMVYKEGLKQKVIEGAKQIRLNKKL, from the coding sequence ATGAGTAAAGTAGCAGTGATTATGGGAAGTACAAGTGACATGCCCGTTATGGAGAAAGCAATTGATATCTTACAGGGTTTTGATATAGAGATTGAAGTAGATATTGTATCAGCACACCGTACTCCCGAGAAATTATTTGATTTCAGTAAAAACGCACATAATAGGGGTATATCGGTTATTATTGCTGGTGCCGGAGGTGCAGCGCATCTGCCAGGAATGGTTGCTTCATTATCTCCATTACCCGTTATTGGTGTTCCGGTAAAATCTAGTAACTCTATCGATGGTTGGGATTCTGTATTATCCATTTTACAAATGCCCGGTGGTGTTCCGGTAGCTACCGTTGCTTTAAATGGAGCACTGAATGCCGGAATCTTAGCTGCTCAAATTATAGGGGCTTCAGATACGTATGTACGAGATAAAGTAATGGTTTACAAGGAGGGTTTAAAACAAAAAGTAATTGAAGGAGCTAAGCAAATCCGGCTAAATAAAAAATTGTAA